In Verrucomicrobia bacterium CG1_02_43_26, a single genomic region encodes these proteins:
- a CDS encoding peptide deformylase, which produces MVLRVTQYGEPILREKGVRVDRFDAKLEQLAADMIETVYDYEGIGLAAQQIGQAIQLCVVDTSDCRIRDDEKAALDKRSIPIEVLMPLVLVNPVIEFVGQDTAVHDEGCLSLPGITCPNIERVENIRVKYQDLQGVVHVLECDGILARCIQHEVDHINGILIVDKLPPHELTKVKPKLNKLKRESRDFLKETS; this is translated from the coding sequence ATGGTATTAAGGGTTACGCAGTACGGAGAGCCAATTTTAAGAGAAAAAGGGGTAAGGGTTGACCGCTTTGACGCTAAGCTAGAGCAATTAGCCGCGGATATGATTGAAACCGTGTATGATTATGAGGGCATTGGCCTCGCTGCCCAGCAAATCGGTCAAGCTATACAATTATGTGTTGTGGATACCTCGGATTGCCGTATTCGAGATGACGAGAAAGCTGCGCTAGATAAACGCAGTATACCCATTGAAGTCTTGATGCCTTTGGTGTTAGTAAACCCAGTTATCGAATTTGTAGGACAGGATACAGCTGTTCATGACGAGGGTTGTTTATCGCTCCCCGGAATAACTTGCCCGAATATCGAGCGTGTTGAAAATATTCGTGTCAAATACCAGGATTTACAGGGCGTGGTGCACGTACTCGAGTGCGATGGCATACTTGCCCGCTGCATTCAACACGAAGTGGATCACATCAATGGTATCTTGATTGTGGACAAACTTCCACCGCACGAGCTGACTAAAGTTAAGCCAAAGCTTAACAAATTGAAGCGGGAATCTCGAGATTTCCTGAAGGAAACGAGCTGA
- a CDS encoding preprotein translocase subunit YajC: MDLLLNTIIPFIGQAAAGEGSGMGMQLLIFAALFGGMWFLLIAPQRKKQKKHAQMLSQLTTGDCVITNGGIYGVITNVKEDRFVVKIADNTKIEVNKAFLQNKVEEKK; encoded by the coding sequence ATGGATCTTTTACTAAACACAATTATTCCCTTTATTGGACAAGCAGCAGCTGGCGAAGGCTCAGGTATGGGCATGCAACTTTTGATTTTTGCAGCTTTGTTTGGCGGTATGTGGTTTTTGCTCATCGCTCCGCAGCGTAAGAAACAAAAAAAACACGCTCAAATGCTGAGTCAATTGACAACGGGCGACTGCGTTATCACAAATGGTGGTATCTATGGCGTTATTACGAATGTCAAAGAAGATCGCTTTGTGGTTAAAATTGCGGACAACACGAAGATTGAAGTGAACAAAGCATTCTTGCAAAACAAAGTAGAAGAAAAGAAGTAA
- a CDS encoding osmotically inducible protein OsmC: protein MTKIAVEYRGDLRCEVEHVDSGTKIMTDAPVDNHGKGEFFSPTDLCVTALATCYATLMGIQANILKLDISGTKIDSEKVMAQGGLRRIGKITMAIHIPHDVSEDNQRRLEAAAKKCPVHQSLHPDIEIEVQFYWNKVCSE from the coding sequence ATGACTAAAATAGCAGTTGAGTATAGGGGGGATTTGCGCTGCGAGGTAGAGCATGTCGACTCCGGGACGAAGATCATGACAGATGCTCCTGTCGACAATCATGGCAAGGGGGAGTTTTTTAGCCCAACCGACCTTTGTGTAACAGCACTAGCCACGTGTTATGCTACCTTAATGGGTATTCAGGCTAATATTTTAAAGCTGGATATTTCGGGCACGAAAATTGATTCCGAAAAAGTAATGGCTCAAGGAGGCCTGCGCCGTATCGGGAAAATTACGATGGCGATACATATTCCGCACGATGTTTCAGAAGATAACCAGAGACGCCTCGAGGCCGCGGCTAAAAAATGCCCTGTGCACCAAAGCTTGCACCCGGATATAGAAATTGAGGTGCAGTTTTATTGGAATAAAGTATGTTCCGAGTAA
- a CDS encoding bifunctional hydroxymethylpyrimidine kinase/phosphomethylpyrimidine kinase, producing the protein MAIIVHTNKQNIALTIAGSDSGGNAGIQADLLTMSALDVHGTSAITCLTSQNPDNVSQVFPVPPEYVIGQIDQVLRFFDVKALKTGMLFNEAVIKAVADYFKRIPHILKVIDPVMIASSGAKLLEDAAIDALKSNLLPQATLITPNLDEAAVLIGERPTTPKAIESCAQKIAKQYGVACLLKGGHMEGDRLIDILADKEGTLYKYETHRIPNVNTHGSGCTLSAAITAFLAKGLTLPDAVGKAHRYLQKALLAPKKLNGQSFIQHNIL; encoded by the coding sequence ATGGCGATCATTGTACATACCAACAAACAAAATATAGCGCTCACGATTGCAGGGTCTGACAGCGGCGGCAATGCCGGCATACAAGCTGATCTCTTGACCATGAGCGCATTAGACGTGCATGGAACCAGCGCTATCACCTGTTTAACGAGTCAAAACCCAGACAATGTTTCGCAAGTCTTTCCCGTGCCCCCGGAATACGTGATTGGGCAGATAGACCAAGTATTGCGATTCTTTGACGTAAAAGCCTTGAAGACAGGTATGCTCTTTAACGAAGCGGTCATTAAAGCAGTAGCAGACTATTTTAAACGAATACCCCATATATTAAAAGTCATCGACCCAGTGATGATTGCCAGCAGCGGGGCTAAATTACTGGAAGATGCTGCCATCGATGCCTTAAAAAGCAATTTATTACCCCAAGCAACCCTCATAACCCCCAATTTAGACGAGGCCGCTGTATTAATCGGAGAGCGGCCAACAACACCTAAAGCGATTGAAAGTTGTGCTCAAAAAATTGCAAAGCAATATGGCGTAGCCTGCTTATTAAAAGGAGGGCATATGGAAGGGGATAGGTTAATTGATATATTGGCGGATAAAGAGGGCACGCTTTATAAATACGAAACCCACAGAATTCCTAATGTAAACACGCATGGCAGCGGCTGCACCCTATCTGCCGCGATTACCGCCTTTTTAGCAAAGGGATTAACACTCCCTGATGCCGTCGGAAAAGCGCACCGTTATTTACAAAAGGCCTTACTTGCTCCTAAGAAACTCAATGGCCAATCCTTCATCCAGCATAATATCCTCTGA
- a CDS encoding 16S rRNA (guanine(527)-N(7))-methyltransferase RsmG, giving the protein MKFVPTIYPWLSEDALAKMEQFLEEIRDWNQKINVISRKDIDFLEERHLLPSLAIGAVCPFKEGATILDVGTGGGFPGIPLAICFPEAHFTLIDSIGKKVHVVENIIKNLGLKNAVATQNRVENINKKYDYVVARAVTALPKFIPIVKNNLRNGDSGRLRNGVLYLKGGDYSTEIEELGIQPGKIYPLVDVFQGKIETDKSIVYFPADRLLPQKKLIER; this is encoded by the coding sequence ATGAAATTTGTTCCTACAATATATCCTTGGTTATCCGAAGACGCATTGGCCAAGATGGAGCAATTTCTGGAAGAGATACGGGATTGGAATCAAAAAATTAACGTTATCTCGCGTAAAGATATCGATTTTCTAGAAGAAAGGCATTTGTTGCCGAGCTTAGCCATTGGCGCAGTGTGTCCCTTTAAAGAGGGCGCTACCATATTAGATGTGGGCACTGGAGGGGGGTTCCCGGGGATTCCACTGGCAATCTGTTTTCCTGAAGCGCATTTCACCTTAATAGACTCTATCGGAAAAAAGGTGCATGTTGTAGAGAATATTATCAAAAATCTTGGCCTAAAGAACGCTGTAGCCACGCAGAACAGGGTCGAAAACATCAATAAAAAGTACGACTATGTGGTTGCGCGAGCGGTCACGGCGTTGCCCAAATTTATCCCTATCGTGAAGAACAACTTAAGAAACGGGGATAGCGGGCGCTTAAGAAATGGTGTCTTGTATCTCAAAGGGGGTGATTATTCTACAGAAATAGAAGAATTAGGCATACAGCCCGGCAAAATATATCCTTTGGTTGATGTTTTCCAAGGAAAAATAGAGACGGATAAGAGTATCGTTTACTTTCCCGCAGACAGGCTTCTCCCACAAAAGAAGCTTATTGAGCGTTAA
- a CDS encoding ATPase, giving the protein MDTDNLELFSSTQQQPLVNNQPLAVRMRPKCLKEVVGQSHILGKGKLLPQLIEKDQFGSLFFYGPPGCGKTTLASVIAEETRSKFVSINAVLSNVAELREILKMARYRQDQRTILFIDEIHRFNRAQQDLLLPDVEAGNIRLIGATTHNPGFYINAPLLSRSHLFRLEALSQEEMVTILQTALNHEEHGLKSTRCTLTDEALSGIAALSDGDVRRSLNALETIVLSQPICSEITHETVQIFASERQIRYDANEDEHYDTISAFIKSIRGGDPDAALYWLAKMLEGGEDPRFIARRLIILASEDIGLADSRALPLATAAFQACEIIGMPECALNLSHVTVFLATAPKSNSTTLALGEAQATIRKGPVQNVPDWLRDGHNKIGGTLGHGKEYRYSHNYPDAISGQEYMLKPQQFYQPKATGAEAAIAQRLVDWKQLKKECASKEN; this is encoded by the coding sequence ATGGATACGGATAACCTGGAGCTCTTTTCATCAACTCAGCAGCAGCCTTTGGTAAATAACCAGCCGCTGGCTGTTCGTATGCGCCCGAAGTGTTTGAAGGAGGTGGTTGGCCAATCCCACATTCTCGGTAAAGGGAAGCTTCTGCCGCAACTCATTGAAAAGGATCAATTCGGCAGTCTCTTCTTCTATGGCCCTCCTGGCTGTGGTAAGACAACGCTGGCTTCTGTCATCGCAGAGGAAACCCGTAGTAAATTCGTTTCCATCAACGCCGTTTTGTCCAATGTGGCCGAGCTGCGTGAAATTCTAAAGATGGCACGTTACCGCCAAGACCAGCGCACCATCCTCTTTATTGATGAGATTCACCGTTTTAACCGTGCGCAACAAGATCTCCTCCTTCCTGATGTAGAAGCGGGTAATATCCGTTTAATTGGTGCTACAACTCATAATCCTGGCTTTTATATCAATGCTCCTTTACTGAGTCGCAGTCATCTCTTTCGCCTAGAGGCCTTGTCCCAAGAGGAAATGGTAACTATTCTTCAAACTGCTTTAAATCACGAGGAACATGGTTTGAAATCAACTCGCTGTACTTTGACAGACGAGGCTCTATCTGGAATTGCAGCATTGTCGGATGGCGATGTTCGTAGATCTTTAAATGCGCTCGAAACAATTGTTCTTAGCCAACCTATTTGTTCTGAGATTACGCATGAAACGGTTCAAATCTTTGCTTCCGAGCGTCAAATTCGTTACGATGCCAACGAAGACGAACACTACGACACGATTTCCGCATTTATAAAAAGTATTCGCGGAGGTGATCCGGACGCTGCGCTCTACTGGCTTGCAAAAATGTTGGAAGGTGGCGAGGATCCTCGTTTTATTGCTCGGCGCTTAATTATCCTGGCATCAGAGGATATTGGTTTAGCAGATTCCCGTGCTTTGCCTTTAGCTACAGCAGCCTTCCAGGCCTGCGAGATCATCGGTATGCCGGAGTGCGCCTTGAACCTTTCTCATGTAACCGTTTTCTTGGCCACCGCACCTAAAAGCAATAGCACCACATTGGCGCTGGGCGAAGCCCAAGCCACTATCCGCAAAGGCCCTGTGCAAAACGTTCCTGATTGGCTTCGTGATGGTCATAATAAAATCGGCGGTACTCTTGGCCATGGCAAAGAGTACCGCTACAGCCATAACTACCCAGATGCTATTTCAGGCCAAGAATACATGCTAAAGCCGCAACAATTTTACCAACCTAAGGCAACGGGTGCAGAAGCGGCCATTGCGCAACGTCTAGTTGACTGGAAGCAGCTCAAAAAAGAATGTGCTTCGAAGGAGAATTAG
- a CDS encoding single-stranded-DNA-specific exonuclease RecJ: MIWRNPQQNLLLEKQLSKELKISEPVASMLVTFGIRNASEGRAFLESKLADLEDPFAITHLKEAAERLIQAINQKENVLIFGDYDVDGVTSAALLVSFLREFGLDPKYVVPFRLQEGYGLSQIAVERALAENPGIDLFISLDCGTNSLKEVQYVREQGIDVTIVDHHQSTETLPEDCVIVNPHVFDKAENPWQSLCTVGLVFKLCHGLLKLLRESEIDKAFDLKLKDYLDFVALGTIADMVPLRGENRILAKQGLSVMSDMKRPGLQALFQVSGISIAQEIKPSDVSFRLGPRINASGRLADAILPINLLLNDNYEESLKLAQQLDAMNKERQAIERTVTEQAISIVEKEGQHTQEAILVYNEDWHFGVVGIVAGRLSRLYHRPTLVLGSECGYAKGSGRSIEGINLVDVLKECDELLHIWGGHPAAIGLSLDPNNLDALYDRFLRTVQAITPEGLPEPSIDIAYWIDVNELTTKLLDELDLLHPFGMDNPEPIFGLKGVTLEKPADVFANKHWRFRLNTDKQGYIGGIAWNMAERIPALRTPIDMAVRFNWNHWNGKSYPQIELVDWRESLA; encoded by the coding sequence ATGATTTGGCGCAATCCTCAGCAAAATCTTTTATTAGAAAAGCAGTTATCTAAAGAACTTAAGATTAGTGAACCGGTAGCCAGTATGCTGGTTACTTTTGGCATCAGAAACGCCTCGGAAGGAAGGGCGTTTCTGGAATCCAAACTTGCGGATCTAGAAGATCCCTTTGCGATCACGCACTTAAAAGAAGCCGCAGAGCGACTGATACAAGCAATTAATCAAAAAGAAAACGTGCTGATTTTCGGAGACTACGACGTCGACGGCGTCACAAGCGCTGCTCTTCTAGTAAGCTTTTTGCGCGAGTTTGGGCTAGATCCGAAATATGTAGTTCCTTTTCGACTACAAGAAGGTTACGGGCTGAGCCAAATTGCTGTAGAACGCGCACTAGCAGAAAATCCAGGCATAGATTTATTTATCTCGCTCGACTGCGGAACAAATTCTTTAAAAGAAGTTCAATACGTAAGAGAGCAAGGCATAGACGTAACCATTGTTGACCACCACCAATCCACGGAAACATTGCCGGAGGATTGCGTGATTGTTAACCCCCATGTATTTGATAAAGCAGAAAACCCATGGCAAAGCCTTTGCACAGTAGGCCTCGTTTTCAAACTCTGCCACGGATTATTAAAACTATTGCGAGAAAGTGAAATTGATAAAGCATTTGATCTAAAATTAAAAGATTACTTGGACTTCGTGGCGTTGGGAACAATCGCGGACATGGTTCCCCTACGTGGCGAAAATCGCATTTTAGCAAAACAAGGGTTAAGCGTGATGTCTGACATGAAACGCCCGGGACTACAGGCGTTGTTTCAAGTCAGTGGCATTTCGATTGCGCAGGAAATAAAACCATCCGATGTATCCTTTCGCTTAGGGCCAAGGATCAATGCCAGTGGACGCTTAGCGGATGCAATTTTACCGATTAATCTATTACTCAACGACAATTACGAAGAAAGCTTGAAGCTTGCTCAACAGCTGGATGCCATGAATAAAGAGCGGCAAGCCATCGAGCGAACCGTAACAGAGCAAGCCATTTCCATTGTAGAGAAAGAAGGTCAACACACACAGGAAGCCATTTTAGTCTACAATGAAGATTGGCATTTTGGTGTTGTGGGTATTGTAGCAGGCAGACTTAGCAGACTGTACCATCGACCAACATTAGTATTAGGCTCTGAGTGCGGGTACGCAAAAGGATCTGGACGAAGTATCGAAGGCATTAATTTAGTCGATGTGCTAAAAGAATGCGATGAATTACTCCATATATGGGGAGGCCACCCGGCCGCAATCGGTCTATCCCTGGATCCCAATAATTTAGATGCGCTCTATGACCGTTTCCTTAGAACCGTTCAAGCTATCACGCCCGAAGGCCTGCCCGAGCCTTCGATTGATATCGCGTATTGGATAGACGTAAACGAGCTTACTACAAAATTGCTAGATGAATTGGATCTTCTCCACCCCTTTGGCATGGATAACCCAGAGCCGATCTTTGGGCTCAAAGGTGTCACCTTAGAAAAGCCCGCAGATGTTTTTGCGAACAAGCACTGGCGTTTTAGACTGAATACTGACAAACAAGGCTATATAGGAGGCATTGCTTGGAATATGGCAGAACGTATTCCCGCTTTGCGCACGCCGATTGATATGGCGGTACGATTCAACTGGAACCATTGGAATGGTAAAAGCTATCCTCAGATTGAATTAGTAGACTGGCGGGAATCTCTTGCCTGA
- a CDS encoding DNA polymerase III subunit beta: MKFKINRDHFSTGLQQVLNIVSSRASLSILNNVLIKAEGNTLSLTTTNFDLGIRCHIKAEVEKPGSITLPAKKLATLVRSLPNLEVQFEASTNQAHIKAGGASFKIMGINAEEFPPLPAFSDKNEFAMAQQDLSQMLKGVAYAQSTDENRHVLNGIYWSFGDGKLTLVATDGRRLGVMSKDATVNAQNSGKLILPARTANELERLLGQGEKVKIAFNNRQIAFEIEVNSDKAQSNGLVSNIYLVSKIVEGNYPNYEQVIPKETFQRVKIERELFLDCLQRASIVTSEKSNAVRLTMNPNNMEISCESPEYGQAHETIAIAYEGPSVGVSFNPQFLMDPLKAVAKDEVFFEFKDELSPGVLKTLDAFMCVVMPLRLDD; this comes from the coding sequence ATGAAATTTAAAATTAATCGAGATCATTTTAGTACCGGATTGCAGCAAGTTTTGAATATTGTTTCCTCTCGAGCTTCCCTTTCGATTTTAAACAATGTTCTTATTAAGGCAGAAGGTAATACCCTATCCCTCACCACAACAAACTTTGACTTGGGTATCCGCTGTCACATTAAGGCAGAGGTGGAAAAGCCCGGTTCGATTACGTTGCCGGCCAAGAAGTTAGCCACATTGGTGCGTTCTTTACCTAATCTCGAGGTTCAATTCGAGGCTTCCACTAACCAAGCTCACATTAAGGCTGGGGGCGCTTCTTTTAAAATTATGGGCATCAATGCCGAGGAATTCCCTCCATTGCCCGCATTTTCAGACAAGAACGAGTTTGCAATGGCTCAGCAAGACCTTAGCCAAATGCTTAAGGGGGTTGCTTACGCACAATCAACGGACGAAAATAGGCATGTCTTAAATGGCATTTATTGGAGTTTCGGAGATGGCAAGTTAACGCTTGTCGCTACAGATGGCCGTCGCTTAGGGGTCATGAGCAAGGATGCTACCGTGAATGCTCAGAATAGTGGAAAACTTATTCTGCCTGCTAGGACAGCAAATGAGCTCGAGCGGCTCTTAGGCCAGGGTGAAAAGGTCAAAATTGCTTTCAATAATAGACAAATTGCTTTTGAAATAGAGGTAAACAGCGACAAAGCTCAATCTAATGGTCTTGTTTCTAATATTTATCTCGTTTCTAAAATAGTAGAGGGTAACTATCCTAATTACGAGCAGGTCATTCCAAAAGAAACTTTTCAGCGTGTCAAAATCGAGCGCGAACTTTTCTTGGATTGTTTGCAGCGGGCATCGATCGTTACTAGCGAGAAAAGTAATGCGGTTCGTCTGACCATGAATCCTAATAATATGGAGATTTCATGCGAAAGCCCGGAATATGGCCAAGCCCACGAAACAATTGCAATTGCTTATGAAGGGCCTTCCGTTGGGGTTTCTTTTAATCCGCAATTCTTAATGGATCCGCTAAAAGCAGTTGCCAAGGATGAGGTTTTCTTCGAATTTAAGGATGAACTTAGCCCGGGTGTCTTAAAGACATTAGACGCGTTTATGTGCGTTGTCATGCCTTTGCGGTTGGATGACTAA
- a CDS encoding preprotein translocase subunit SecD gives MTRSILGRLILTLAVLAWALFNIIPYKDKPFNLFVKDRVSANTQAFGEIYMIAEDRVAAGKEPSLYVALINLGHEEKIDFSTYFPDVNLADIKNLDKRNEVLLQYLLKESQGKIKLGLDLKGGMAFTLKIDDAALANKNKYERKLQLEKAIDIMQKRVNGLGVADPIIRAKGSDQLEIQLPGLSTAENPDVLANLQKPAKLTFHRVHRTKYPTGAAGEEAPTGYLTMVKEDTDQKTGEIREERVFVRRVPDMGGNMVKSAHATMNQYGGYEISLSMTSEGADHFASLTKRIADENNQAPYGSMSESNPAKYGRLAIVLDGKLYSAPRVTESIPGGHARISGQFSQRDALELANVLNNPLEFELTLTEMSEIGPSLADDARNSSINAALLGAALVILFMIVYYNGAGFVSVIAVLLNVIVVLGVLASLDATLTLPGVAALVLTVGMAVDANILIYERIREELRAGKSTKAALSAGFEKAFSTIVDANITTLLTACILIWLGTGPIKGFGVTLAIGIGTTLFCALVVSRALLELFVNTNIIKKLLPFSFLKPVHMDYLKYRVKAYSLSILIAIVGVIAVAVNHSHIFGIDFIGGDELTIRFEEKLGIQEIDEVAKNNGLGEVIPLYQSLLGDNKEVLKLQTEHGKGPAVLAALEKAYPNAQLEMIGETSIGGSVSDSIKTDALLAVAVALIGILLYVAFRFEWGFGIGAVVSTIHDIVLTIGIYVLLGGQFSASMVAAILMIVGYSINDTIVVFDRIREELDLHPEMKLWDIINLSINRTLSRTILTSLTTFMAALALFIFGAGVIKDFALVFIIGIITGTYSSIFIASPIFYWWHKGDRKHVAQREITPKYHWEETTTSVGSDKK, from the coding sequence ATGACGAGAAGCATTCTTGGTCGGTTAATTTTGACCCTTGCCGTGCTGGCTTGGGCGTTGTTTAACATCATCCCCTATAAAGACAAGCCGTTCAACCTGTTTGTTAAAGATCGTGTATCAGCTAATACACAAGCCTTTGGCGAAATCTATATGATAGCAGAGGATCGCGTTGCTGCCGGCAAAGAGCCATCCCTCTATGTAGCTTTGATAAATTTGGGACACGAGGAAAAGATTGATTTCTCAACCTATTTCCCAGATGTCAATTTGGCAGACATCAAAAACCTGGACAAACGCAATGAAGTCCTATTGCAATACCTATTAAAAGAGTCCCAAGGGAAAATCAAACTGGGATTAGACTTAAAAGGAGGAATGGCCTTTACGCTAAAAATCGATGATGCCGCACTTGCAAACAAAAATAAGTATGAAAGAAAGCTGCAATTAGAAAAAGCGATCGACATCATGCAAAAACGCGTTAACGGATTGGGTGTTGCAGACCCCATTATACGTGCAAAAGGTAGCGATCAATTAGAAATTCAACTACCTGGACTCAGTACCGCTGAGAACCCGGACGTGCTAGCGAATCTGCAAAAGCCCGCTAAGTTAACCTTTCACCGCGTACACAGGACGAAATATCCTACCGGAGCCGCTGGCGAAGAAGCGCCTACGGGATATCTCACGATGGTGAAAGAAGACACAGATCAAAAAACGGGCGAAATTCGTGAAGAACGCGTTTTCGTACGCCGTGTACCCGATATGGGCGGCAACATGGTGAAAAGCGCCCACGCAACGATGAACCAATATGGTGGTTATGAAATTTCACTCAGCATGACATCTGAAGGGGCAGACCATTTTGCAAGTTTAACCAAACGGATTGCAGACGAGAACAATCAAGCGCCTTATGGGTCTATGAGCGAATCCAACCCTGCAAAGTACGGCCGATTGGCAATTGTGCTTGATGGAAAACTCTATTCTGCACCAAGAGTAACAGAATCCATTCCTGGAGGCCACGCCCGCATCTCTGGGCAGTTCTCTCAACGGGACGCACTGGAGTTAGCAAATGTGTTAAATAACCCACTTGAATTTGAGCTTACATTGACTGAAATGAGCGAAATCGGGCCTTCTCTGGCAGACGATGCTCGAAACTCTTCGATTAACGCAGCTCTTTTAGGCGCCGCTCTCGTGATTTTATTCATGATCGTTTACTATAATGGCGCTGGCTTTGTTTCCGTAATCGCTGTTTTGCTGAATGTAATTGTTGTATTGGGCGTTCTAGCAAGCCTGGATGCAACACTGACACTTCCTGGTGTTGCCGCGCTTGTATTAACAGTAGGCATGGCCGTTGATGCTAATATTCTTATCTATGAGCGCATCAGAGAAGAACTTCGTGCCGGCAAGAGCACAAAGGCTGCTCTAAGCGCCGGTTTTGAAAAAGCATTTTCAACCATTGTAGATGCAAACATCACCACATTATTAACCGCATGCATATTGATTTGGCTAGGAACCGGCCCAATTAAGGGCTTTGGCGTAACCTTAGCAATCGGTATCGGTACGACGCTATTCTGTGCGTTGGTAGTGAGCCGCGCCCTGCTAGAGCTTTTCGTAAATACAAATATTATTAAAAAGCTTCTACCATTCTCCTTCCTTAAGCCCGTTCACATGGACTACCTTAAGTACCGCGTAAAGGCATATTCACTTTCTATTCTTATCGCAATAGTAGGCGTTATTGCTGTTGCCGTGAACCATAGCCATATATTTGGAATCGATTTCATTGGAGGCGATGAACTGACAATTCGCTTTGAAGAAAAGTTGGGCATACAAGAGATTGATGAAGTTGCCAAAAATAATGGGCTAGGAGAAGTAATTCCTCTTTACCAGAGTCTGCTTGGCGACAACAAAGAAGTTCTAAAGCTACAAACCGAGCATGGCAAAGGTCCTGCGGTTTTAGCTGCTTTGGAAAAAGCTTATCCGAACGCGCAGCTAGAGATGATTGGTGAAACAAGCATTGGTGGTAGCGTGAGTGATTCGATTAAAACGGATGCGTTGCTAGCTGTTGCCGTTGCGCTTATCGGTATCTTACTTTACGTAGCCTTCCGATTTGAGTGGGGATTTGGTATCGGCGCGGTCGTTTCGACCATCCACGACATTGTGCTAACAATCGGTATATACGTTTTACTCGGCGGGCAGTTCTCTGCCTCTATGGTTGCTGCTATCTTAATGATTGTCGGTTACTCCATTAACGATACGATTGTTGTGTTTGACCGGATACGCGAAGAACTGGATCTGCATCCAGAAATGAAGTTGTGGGATATCATTAATCTCTCCATCAACCGCACGCTTTCTCGTACCATTCTAACAAGCTTGACGACCTTTATGGCTGCTCTTGCACTGTTTATCTTTGGCGCGGGCGTGATCAAGGACTTTGCGTTGGTGTTTATCATTGGTATTATCACCGGTACCTATTCCTCTATCTTTATTGCCAGCCCTATATTTTACTGGTGGCACAAAGGAGACAGGAAGCATGTTGCTCAACGTGAGATTACGCCTAAGTATCATTGGGAAGAAACGACAACTTCCGTTGGTAGTGACAAAAAATGA